The following are from one region of the Dehalococcoidia bacterium genome:
- a CDS encoding response regulator, translated as MIEDASKGSIIVVDDEQAVRDMISRALRKEGYSVVTAKDGYDALEKVSQAHFDLMFLDIRMPEISGLEVLSIMNAHHPATTVVMLTAVNGAQAEARSHEAFAYLRKPCKIAEVIAMANKFLGGNVNLP; from the coding sequence ATGATCGAAGACGCGAGCAAAGGTTCCATCATCGTGGTCGATGATGAGCAGGCAGTACGGGACATGATCTCCCGGGCTTTACGGAAGGAGGGTTACAGCGTCGTTACGGCAAAAGATGGCTATGACGCACTGGAGAAGGTCTCTCAGGCCCATTTTGATCTGATGTTCTTGGATATCCGGATGCCCGAAATATCCGGCCTTGAAGTACTCTCCATAATGAATGCCCACCATCCGGCCACTACCGTAGTAATGCTCACGGCGGTAAACGGTGCTCAAGCAGAAGCTAGAAGTCATGAAGCGTTTGCGTATCTGCGCAAGCCCTGCAAGATCGCCGAAGTGATCGCAATGGCAAACAAATTCCTCGGTGGAAACGTGAACTTGCCGTGA
- a CDS encoding response regulator: MTTVVARKSLLLVDDHDSLRDMLGRALTNRGYDVSSASCGTDALSMSSERIFDVVVLDIKMPGMNGLEVLRKIREMYPDVPVIILSAVADPEMKTESQAMQLRASVYLHKPCKLQDLDAAIQRVLRHQ; the protein is encoded by the coding sequence ATGACAACAGTTGTGGCCAGAAAATCGCTCCTGCTGGTTGATGACCATGATTCGCTGAGGGATATGCTGGGCCGAGCCCTGACAAATCGAGGCTATGATGTTTCCTCGGCATCGTGCGGCACAGATGCTCTTTCGATGAGTTCAGAAAGGATATTCGATGTCGTCGTGCTGGATATCAAAATGCCCGGAATGAACGGCTTGGAAGTCCTGCGTAAAATAAGGGAGATGTATCCAGATGTACCTGTCATCATATTGAGCGCCGTCGCCGATCCGGAGATGAAAACGGAATCCCAAGCGATGCAGCTTCGGGCCTCCGTTTACCTGCACAAGCCTTGCAAGTTACAAGACCTGGATGCTGCCATACAGAGAGTCCTTAGGCATCAGTGA
- a CDS encoding response regulator transcription factor codes for MKAIIIEDDAEVIEAISLCFELRQPDIRVICARRGLEGVHLVEKESPDVVILDIGLPDIDGFEVCRLIRMISGVPIIMLTARDKGFDKIKGLELGADDYVTKPFVHAELMARVRAVLRRSTMPKHEQANNQLAIGNLIINMATHQVYVDDEEIKLTPTEYRLLHLLAENHGHVVTNRVLMEKIWGSDYRDADDYLKVYIKRLRTKLGDDLLNLRLILPERAAGYEIADRAGGLREHLCRYTPWSPLHDTP; via the coding sequence ATGAAAGCAATCATCATTGAAGACGATGCGGAAGTCATTGAAGCCATTTCGCTCTGTTTCGAGCTGCGCCAGCCCGATATCAGGGTGATATGTGCGCGCCGGGGACTTGAGGGAGTTCATCTCGTCGAAAAAGAATCCCCCGACGTAGTCATCCTCGATATCGGCCTGCCGGATATCGATGGGTTCGAAGTCTGCCGCCTGATTCGCATGATTTCCGGCGTGCCCATAATCATGCTCACCGCTCGAGACAAGGGGTTCGACAAGATCAAGGGATTGGAGCTGGGGGCAGATGATTATGTCACCAAACCATTCGTACACGCCGAGCTGATGGCACGGGTAAGAGCAGTGCTGCGCCGATCCACCATGCCCAAGCATGAGCAGGCAAACAACCAGCTTGCCATAGGAAATCTGATAATCAACATGGCCACCCATCAAGTGTACGTCGATGACGAAGAAATAAAACTGACTCCCACAGAATACCGTTTGCTGCACCTTCTGGCAGAAAATCACGGCCACGTGGTGACCAACCGGGTCCTCATGGAGAAGATATGGGGATCGGATTACAGGGATGCCGATGATTACCTCAAGGTGTATATCAAACGCCTTCGGACCAAGCTGGGGGATGATCTCCTCAATCTCAGGCTGATCCTCCCGGAGAGAGCCGCGGGATATGAGATTGCCGACCGGGCAGGCGGCCTTCGGGAGCACCTATGCAGGTATACCCCTTGGTCCCCTCTGCATGATACCCCCTAG
- a CDS encoding histidine kinase dimerization/phospho-acceptor domain-containing protein — MNTETLQSNRSMISPNSEPLGITEGLLGVVVENARLVRSTTDVKAQRGSDQLWNQPLSGIAHDLRAPLTVIKGYTTMLLDYDGRLDHDEVRRYLESIEEASDRLAELIDQLQDQPRPESGALGMKDISARISALLNSPVAASRMRDLQPVG, encoded by the coding sequence ATGAACACAGAAACACTGCAAAGCAATAGATCCATGATCTCACCGAACAGTGAGCCGCTGGGAATAACGGAAGGGCTCCTCGGCGTTGTTGTCGAAAATGCCCGGCTTGTCCGCTCAACAACCGATGTGAAGGCTCAGCGTGGTTCGGATCAACTCTGGAACCAACCGCTCTCCGGCATCGCTCATGACCTGCGTGCTCCCCTGACCGTTATTAAAGGATATACCACCATGCTGCTGGATTACGACGGCAGGCTGGATCATGACGAGGTAAGACGGTACCTGGAATCTATCGAAGAAGCCAGCGACAGGCTCGCAGAACTCATTGATCAACTTCAGGATCAGCCGCGGCCCGAATCAGGTGCTCTCGGAATGAAAGACATCTCAGCCAGAATCTCAGCGTTGCTGAACTCCCCGGTAGCCGCATCTCGGATGAGAGACCTTCAGCCCGTCGGATAG